The following coding sequences lie in one Lentilactobacillus sp. SPB1-3 genomic window:
- a CDS encoding sugar-binding transcriptional regulator yields the protein MEDVTYKEQLANIARDYYLSNLTIAQISEKYNISRYLISKSLDEALSSGLVKISINTPIERNLEMEARFKRLFNIENAYIVKDADTSNEDNENIVNFAAQTLQDKIKRCRTVGVSWGGTVMNTINHFQADVRDDLIFNQIMGDNLKYSSPSGSTPLVQKAAAKYGAHYQTVPAPLYIFNDSVRENLAKEPAFIPAFSTMSKMDMIFAGIGTLASIDTIPVWKQHKAEIFQGVDPTKIVGMLYGRPFDIDGNILNTTTDKLFGASIDTLLAVPSRLVIVKSKFKARPLLGALRGHLITDFVSNESIANRVLMEMES from the coding sequence TTGGAAGACGTAACGTATAAAGAGCAATTAGCAAACATTGCTAGAGATTATTATCTTTCTAACCTCACCATTGCCCAGATATCAGAAAAATATAACATTAGCCGTTATCTAATCAGCAAATCACTAGATGAGGCCCTATCATCAGGTTTAGTAAAAATCAGTATCAACACTCCCATCGAAAGAAACTTAGAGATGGAGGCCCGTTTTAAACGATTATTCAACATAGAAAATGCTTATATTGTTAAAGATGCTGATACATCAAATGAAGACAACGAAAACATAGTTAACTTCGCAGCTCAAACACTTCAAGACAAAATCAAACGTTGTCGAACTGTTGGTGTTTCTTGGGGCGGGACTGTGATGAACACCATCAATCATTTTCAAGCGGATGTTCGTGACGATTTGATATTCAATCAAATTATGGGAGATAATTTAAAATACTCGTCTCCTTCAGGATCAACGCCACTAGTACAAAAGGCGGCCGCAAAATACGGTGCCCATTATCAAACCGTTCCTGCTCCACTGTATATTTTCAACGACAGTGTACGAGAAAATCTTGCTAAGGAACCAGCTTTTATTCCGGCGTTCTCCACTATGTCAAAAATGGATATGATTTTTGCAGGAATTGGTACCTTAGCATCGATCGATACGATTCCAGTCTGGAAACAACATAAAGCTGAAATTTTTCAAGGCGTCGATCCGACCAAAATCGTTGGTATGCTATATGGCCGACCATTCGATATTGATGGAAATATCTTAAACACAACGACGGATAAATTATTTGGCGCTTCAATTGATACATTACTTGCTGTTCCTTCAAGATTAGTAATTGTTAAAAGCAAGTTTAAAGCCAGACCACTTCTTGGAGCATTACGCGGACATCTCATCACTGATTTCGTCAGCAACGAATCAATTGCTAATCGAGTGTTGATGGAAATGGAATCATAA
- the citC gene encoding [citrate (pro-3S)-lyase] ligase, whose protein sequence is MDSDVKELHLNNSADYKKWRTFLESLDITNFEESEVFQIDLTLGIYSGDDLVATGSLAGDTLKYIGVCNKDVVSGSRFNTIVSELVNREFQRGIFHMFVFTKEKYSESFQHVGFKELAHTDAAAVLENGRPGIKEYLQSIPRVADQEKKHVGAIVMNANPFTNGHRELVKQASGTCDLVYVFVVKTDASLFSSSERFELVKAGTKDLDNVIVVSGGDYMVSYLTFPAYFLKSSEETINYQTTIDARIFRNEIAEPLNISQRFVGTEPFSRTTGMYNQVLARELPPKVELKIMDRFEEDNTPVSATKVRKLISDDDIDSIADTVPQTTFDFIQQNKTELQSRIKRGMNINGN, encoded by the coding sequence ATGGATAGTGACGTTAAAGAGTTGCATCTTAATAACTCGGCTGATTACAAGAAATGGCGCACTTTTCTTGAATCTTTGGACATTACCAACTTCGAAGAATCTGAAGTTTTTCAGATTGATCTAACCTTGGGTATCTATTCAGGTGATGATTTAGTCGCAACTGGATCTTTAGCCGGTGATACTTTAAAGTACATTGGAGTTTGTAACAAAGATGTTGTGTCCGGATCGCGATTTAATACGATTGTTAGCGAGTTAGTTAATCGAGAATTCCAACGAGGAATCTTTCATATGTTTGTATTTACAAAAGAAAAGTATTCTGAAAGTTTTCAACACGTTGGATTCAAAGAGCTCGCCCATACAGATGCGGCGGCAGTTCTCGAGAACGGAAGACCCGGCATCAAAGAGTACTTACAATCTATTCCAAGAGTAGCAGACCAAGAAAAAAAGCATGTGGGTGCAATCGTTATGAATGCTAATCCATTTACCAATGGTCATCGCGAGCTGGTAAAACAGGCGTCGGGCACATGTGATTTGGTATATGTATTCGTGGTTAAAACTGACGCATCATTATTTAGTTCCTCAGAGAGATTCGAACTGGTTAAAGCTGGCACTAAAGATTTGGACAATGTGATTGTTGTCAGTGGTGGTGACTATATGGTTAGTTACTTAACTTTCCCAGCTTACTTTTTGAAGTCATCTGAAGAAACAATCAATTATCAAACTACAATTGATGCCAGGATTTTTAGAAATGAAATTGCTGAACCATTGAATATCTCTCAGCGATTTGTTGGAACAGAACCATTTTCAAGAACCACAGGAATGTACAATCAAGTTTTAGCTAGGGAATTACCCCCTAAAGTTGAATTAAAGATCATGGATCGATTTGAAGAAGATAACACACCAGTTTCGGCTACTAAAGTTCGTAAACTAATCAGTGATGATGATATTGACTCGATTGCTGATACGGTGCCACAAACGACCTTTGATTTTATTCAGCAGAATAAAACTGAATTACAAAGCAGGATTAAGAGAGGAATGAATATTAATGGAAATTAA
- the citE gene encoding citrate (pro-3S)-lyase subunit beta, producing MANNDDRLRRTMMFVPGNNPAMVKDAGIYGADSIMFDLEDAVSMSEKDAARDLVYEALQSQDYGNAELVVRVNGLDTPYYANDVKAMVKAGIDVIRLPKAESADMIKTLVADVAAAEKQFGREEGSTHVMAAIESAKGVLNAPEIAAASDRMIGVALSAEDYTTDMKTHRYPDGAELQFARNMVLHAARAAGIAAFDTVFTNMDDTEGFFRETQYIHQLGFDGKSLVNPRQIAMVNSVYEPTQKEIENAKNVINAIEEARIKGSGVISMNGQMVDRPVVLRAERVMRLAKASNLVDEEGNYIEK from the coding sequence ATGGCTAACAATGACGATCGTTTACGTCGGACAATGATGTTTGTCCCTGGTAATAACCCAGCAATGGTGAAAGATGCTGGAATCTATGGTGCCGATTCAATCATGTTTGATTTGGAAGACGCTGTTTCAATGAGTGAAAAAGATGCTGCTAGAGACTTAGTATATGAAGCATTACAATCACAAGATTATGGCAACGCGGAATTAGTTGTCCGAGTAAATGGACTGGACACTCCTTATTACGCTAACGATGTTAAAGCAATGGTTAAAGCTGGTATCGATGTTATTCGTTTACCTAAAGCTGAATCTGCTGACATGATCAAAACATTGGTTGCTGATGTTGCAGCTGCTGAAAAGCAATTTGGTCGTGAAGAAGGTTCAACTCATGTTATGGCTGCTATTGAAAGTGCCAAGGGAGTTCTTAATGCACCTGAGATTGCTGCTGCTTCTGACCGTATGATCGGTGTTGCTCTTTCTGCTGAAGATTATACGACTGATATGAAGACTCACCGTTATCCTGATGGTGCTGAACTACAATTTGCAAGAAACATGGTATTGCATGCTGCTCGTGCTGCAGGTATTGCTGCATTTGATACTGTCTTTACTAATATGGATGACACTGAAGGATTCTTCCGTGAAACACAATACATTCACCAACTTGGTTTTGACGGTAAATCATTAGTTAACCCTCGCCAAATTGCAATGGTTAACAGTGTTTATGAACCAACCCAAAAAGAAATTGAAAATGCTAAGAATGTTATTAATGCGATTGAAGAAGCAAGAATCAAGGGCTCAGGAGTTATTTCTATGAATGGTCAAATGGTTGACCGCCCTGTTGTATTGCGTGCTGAACGTGTAATGAGACTTGCAAAGGCTTCAAACCTAGTTGACGAGGAGGGCAATTACATTGAAAAATAG
- a CDS encoding MarR family winged helix-turn-helix transcriptional regulator, producing MEPYDFSDVPSIQRIREMNQQVANSEPDNVLSFITFQQVYSEIDKAYSDLLQSHHLSESRFLILMFLRRAGDHGLSPSMIAQKLSSTKATASKLIRGMAGDNMIEKLASPIDQRSSVVRITQYGNELLDDFLPANFNFVNELFSRLTNDEQIMFSQLLQKLLVNKENENHGN from the coding sequence ATGGAACCGTATGATTTTTCGGATGTCCCTAGTATCCAGAGAATAAGAGAAATGAACCAACAGGTCGCAAATAGTGAACCTGACAATGTATTATCGTTTATTACCTTTCAACAAGTATATAGTGAAATAGATAAAGCATACTCTGATTTGTTGCAGTCTCATCATTTATCAGAATCACGTTTTTTGATTTTGATGTTTTTACGACGAGCAGGTGATCACGGCTTAAGTCCATCGATGATCGCTCAAAAGTTGTCGTCGACTAAGGCCACGGCCAGCAAGTTGATTAGGGGAATGGCTGGCGACAATATGATTGAAAAGTTGGCTTCACCAATCGACCAAAGAAGCTCAGTTGTTAGAATCACTCAGTATGGTAACGAATTGTTAGATGATTTTTTGCCTGCGAATTTCAATTTTGTAAACGAATTGTTTAGCCGACTAACTAATGATGAACAAATTATGTTTAGTCAACTCTTACAGAAGCTACTGGTGAATAAGGAGAATGAAAACCATGGAAACTAA
- a CDS encoding NADP-dependent malic enzyme, giving the protein MTEAEDILKLHAAHTGVLDIKSDLSVNTKADLSKAYTPGVAILSKKIAADPELKNKYTISGKLVALVTDGSAVLGLGNIGPAGGLPVIEGKALLYKDLAGISAIPVAVDQVSVDEVVNTIKNISLSFAGIHLEDIAAPRCFEIEDKLKQVLDIPVYHDDQEGTAIVVLAGLINACRLTSRDLKYTKIVINGVGASGLATARLLFNLGFKNLTLVDVYGVVTPEDDRYNHYQRDLARQLGTPADLKNKKLSDVIKNQDVFIGLSDQNVMSASDVEAMNDDPIIFALANPVPEIDPDIASKAGAKVIATGSSQYPNQVNNILAFPGLFKGLLANGIKKVDFDLQFVIAKALANTVEKVSAEEIVPSVFDERVVKNVSQAVTDFSKTK; this is encoded by the coding sequence ATGACAGAAGCAGAAGATATATTAAAACTTCACGCAGCGCATACTGGAGTTCTAGACATTAAGTCTGACTTGAGTGTGAATACAAAAGCAGATCTTAGCAAAGCTTATACTCCAGGGGTTGCTATTCTTTCTAAGAAAATAGCAGCCGATCCCGAATTGAAAAATAAGTATACGATTAGCGGTAAGCTGGTTGCACTTGTTACAGATGGATCAGCTGTATTAGGTCTAGGAAATATTGGCCCTGCTGGTGGATTACCAGTGATTGAAGGAAAAGCTCTTTTGTACAAGGACTTAGCTGGAATTAGCGCAATTCCAGTTGCCGTTGATCAAGTTTCAGTTGATGAAGTGGTTAATACAATTAAGAATATTTCTCTTTCATTTGCTGGTATTCATCTTGAGGATATTGCGGCACCTAGATGTTTTGAAATTGAAGATAAGTTAAAGCAGGTGTTAGACATTCCTGTCTATCATGATGATCAAGAAGGTACTGCAATTGTTGTGTTGGCTGGATTGATAAATGCTTGTCGATTGACATCCCGAGATCTTAAATATACCAAGATCGTGATAAATGGTGTTGGTGCTTCAGGATTGGCTACTGCTCGTTTATTGTTTAACTTAGGATTTAAAAACCTTACTTTAGTTGATGTTTATGGAGTGGTTACCCCTGAAGATGATCGCTACAATCACTATCAACGAGACTTAGCTCGTCAATTAGGCACACCGGCTGATTTGAAGAACAAGAAGCTCAGTGACGTAATTAAGAATCAAGATGTCTTCATTGGACTATCTGATCAAAATGTCATGTCTGCTTCTGATGTTGAGGCAATGAATGATGATCCAATCATATTTGCTTTAGCCAATCCAGTTCCAGAAATTGATCCAGATATTGCTTCCAAGGCTGGTGCTAAGGTAATTGCAACTGGTTCAAGCCAGTATCCTAACCAGGTGAATAATATTCTCGCCTTCCCAGGACTGTTTAAGGGACTATTAGCTAATGGGATTAAGAAAGTTGATTTTGATTTACAATTTGTGATTGCTAAAGCGTTGGCCAATACGGTTGAAAAAGTTTCTGCTGAAGAAATTGTCCCTAGCGTTTTCGATGAACGAGTTGTTAAAAATGTTAGTCAGGCTGTTACAGATTTTAGTAAGACTAAGTAG
- the citG gene encoding triphosphoribosyl-dephospho-CoA synthase CitG, with amino-acid sequence MINNQVDKQRLVEDAMRALLYEVSIHPKPGLVDPVTNGSHLDMDMFTFIDSSISLMTYFQECVEVGWTFDKPSLIELFQQIRPIGIKAEKSMFAATKGINTHKGAVFSLGILVTATAYVQNHEETDPFTVVKKMLKGLTKHDFDGIDSKPESELTAGEREYLKYGITGIRGEAEAGYPTVTDIALPRLAMSKGNKNVRLLDTLMAIVGQTTDTNLVKRAGTTDIIPWAHEQVTHYFELGGANTVEGMAFLESLDDEFAKQNLSLGGSADLLIVTIFAGLVQGLI; translated from the coding sequence ATGATTAATAACCAGGTCGACAAGCAGCGTTTGGTCGAAGACGCAATGCGGGCACTATTATATGAGGTTAGCATTCATCCTAAACCAGGATTAGTTGATCCGGTAACTAATGGTTCTCACTTAGATATGGATATGTTCACTTTCATAGATAGCTCAATCAGCTTGATGACATACTTCCAAGAATGTGTGGAGGTGGGGTGGACATTTGACAAACCATCACTAATTGAGTTGTTTCAGCAAATCAGGCCAATCGGAATCAAGGCAGAAAAATCAATGTTCGCGGCCACAAAGGGCATTAATACTCATAAGGGCGCTGTGTTCTCACTTGGAATTTTAGTCACGGCGACGGCATACGTGCAAAATCATGAAGAAACCGATCCATTTACAGTAGTCAAAAAAATGTTGAAGGGTCTTACTAAACATGATTTTGATGGCATTGACTCAAAGCCAGAGTCCGAATTAACCGCTGGTGAACGAGAATACTTAAAGTATGGTATTACGGGTATTCGAGGTGAAGCAGAAGCCGGATATCCAACGGTTACAGACATTGCTTTGCCAAGATTAGCAATGTCTAAGGGAAATAAAAATGTTCGTTTGCTTGATACCTTGATGGCAATTGTAGGTCAAACTACTGATACCAATTTGGTAAAACGTGCTGGGACAACAGATATTATCCCATGGGCACACGAACAAGTTACGCATTACTTTGAGCTGGGTGGTGCAAATACCGTTGAAGGAATGGCATTTTTAGAATCTTTGGATGACGAATTTGCCAAGCAAAACCTTAGTTTAGGAGGGTCAGCAGATTTGTTGATCGTCACAATTTTTGCAGGTTTGGTACAAGGATTGATATAA
- a CDS encoding alpha/beta fold hydrolase, giving the protein MTNDRVQIDYTDTGEGRAVVLLSGLGGFKEIWTAQIPFLVENGFRVINIDARNQGRSGKTIKGRRISKHAQDIHDLLDALNIHKFIAVGNSMGASTWFAYISLYDCDEIEKVVDVDQSPKMVTDETWPFGFKDLSWNNFPEYLRLPFGPASFHKLDDQVFAQVGTAQEQTNYDEQQNEPFLRDHAFQDWRDVIALMKVPLLIVAGKNSPYFNPEFAKATANLAKYGEYKVVSEAGHLVMAEQPREFNQIILKFLKK; this is encoded by the coding sequence ATGACAAATGACAGGGTTCAGATTGATTACACAGATACTGGTGAAGGACGAGCGGTCGTACTACTCAGTGGTTTGGGTGGATTCAAAGAAATTTGGACTGCGCAGATTCCATTCTTAGTTGAGAATGGATTTCGTGTAATCAATATTGATGCTCGAAATCAAGGAAGATCGGGTAAAACTATCAAGGGTCGCAGAATAAGTAAACACGCACAAGATATTCATGATTTATTAGACGCGTTGAACATTCATAAATTTATTGCCGTAGGAAATTCAATGGGGGCCTCAACGTGGTTTGCATATATTTCATTGTATGATTGCGATGAGATTGAAAAAGTTGTGGATGTTGATCAAAGCCCTAAGATGGTCACTGATGAAACATGGCCATTTGGTTTTAAAGATTTAAGTTGGAACAACTTTCCCGAATATTTGCGACTCCCGTTTGGTCCAGCGTCCTTTCATAAATTAGATGATCAAGTCTTTGCACAAGTTGGTACAGCTCAAGAACAAACTAATTATGATGAACAACAGAATGAGCCTTTTTTAAGAGATCATGCCTTTCAAGATTGGCGTGACGTAATTGCATTAATGAAAGTACCGTTGCTCATTGTTGCAGGAAAAAATTCGCCATACTTTAATCCAGAGTTTGCAAAAGCTACAGCAAATCTGGCCAAGTATGGCGAATATAAAGTTGTTTCAGAAGCTGGTCATTTGGTTATGGCAGAACAGCCTAGAGAATTTAATCAAATCATTTTGAAGTTTTTAAAAAAGTAA
- the citD gene encoding citrate lyase acyl carrier protein has product MEINETAIAGTLESSDIQIMISNGAKGIEIDLTSDVEKQFGTQIKNVITTTLNNLGIENAAVKAVDKGALDCVIKARTIAAAQRATKTTDEPAWEVL; this is encoded by the coding sequence ATGGAAATTAATGAAACTGCAATCGCAGGAACTTTGGAATCATCAGATATTCAAATCATGATTTCAAACGGTGCAAAGGGAATTGAAATTGACTTAACGTCAGATGTTGAAAAGCAATTTGGTACACAAATTAAGAATGTGATTACCACTACATTGAACAACTTGGGTATTGAAAATGCCGCTGTTAAAGCAGTAGATAAAGGTGCCTTAGATTGTGTTATTAAAGCAAGAACAATTGCTGCTGCTCAACGTGCAACTAAAACTACTGATGAACCAGCATGGGAGGTACTATAA
- the citF gene encoding citrate lyase subunit alpha, with translation MKNSVNRELPDDIMNDLNYKGFESTEIGNPDIQRVAPKVHVTTGNDKVVNSIEDVVKKTVKDGMTISFHHHFRNGDFVFNMVMRAIIDAGIQDLTLAPSSLTGVMNDIVIEAIKAGTITNITSSGMRGSLGDFVSHGGLKNPVIFRSHGNRARAIEHGDIKIDVAFLGVPNADKLGNANGMNGNAVFGSLGYALMDAQYADSVVLLTDNIAEYPNTPASIKQTQVDYVVKVDQVGDPEKIGSGATRFTKDPKELKIAETVNNVIVNSPYFKDGFSFQTGSGGAALAVTRYLRQAMIDNQIKASFALGGITKPTVDLLNEGLVEKVMDVQDFDKGAADSMHTNPNQQEIDASWYADPDNKGAMVDQLDVVILSALEIDTKFNVNVMSGSDGVIRGAIGGHQDAATAKLTIISAPLVRGRIATIVPDVTTVVTPGDSVDVLVTEYGIAINPKRTDLKEALANIPGVPVFDIEELQAMAEKRVGKPEPLQFTDRTVAMIEYRDGSIIDTIKEVKD, from the coding sequence TTGAAAAATAGTGTAAATCGAGAATTACCAGACGATATTATGAATGACTTAAACTACAAGGGATTTGAATCTACTGAGATTGGCAATCCTGATATTCAACGAGTAGCACCCAAAGTTCATGTAACTACTGGAAATGATAAGGTTGTTAACTCTATTGAAGATGTTGTTAAGAAGACAGTTAAAGATGGAATGACAATCTCATTTCATCACCACTTTAGAAATGGTGACTTTGTATTTAACATGGTTATGCGTGCAATCATTGACGCTGGTATTCAAGATTTAACTTTAGCACCATCATCATTAACTGGTGTTATGAATGATATTGTTATCGAAGCAATTAAAGCTGGTACAATTACCAACATCACTAGTTCAGGGATGCGTGGTTCTTTGGGAGACTTCGTTTCTCACGGTGGTTTAAAGAATCCAGTGATTTTCCGTTCACATGGTAACCGTGCCCGTGCCATTGAACATGGTGATATCAAAATTGACGTGGCTTTCTTAGGTGTTCCTAATGCTGATAAATTAGGAAATGCTAACGGAATGAATGGTAACGCAGTCTTTGGTTCACTTGGATATGCATTAATGGATGCTCAATACGCTGACTCAGTTGTCCTATTGACTGATAACATTGCTGAATATCCCAACACACCAGCATCAATTAAACAAACCCAAGTTGACTACGTTGTTAAGGTTGATCAAGTTGGTGATCCAGAAAAGATTGGTTCCGGTGCTACTAGATTCACCAAGGATCCTAAAGAATTAAAGATTGCTGAAACAGTTAATAATGTTATTGTTAATTCACCTTACTTTAAGGATGGATTCTCATTCCAAACTGGTTCTGGTGGTGCTGCATTAGCTGTTACCCGTTATCTTCGTCAGGCAATGATCGATAACCAAATCAAGGCATCTTTTGCTTTAGGTGGGATTACTAAGCCAACCGTTGATTTATTAAATGAAGGCTTAGTAGAAAAAGTTATGGATGTTCAAGACTTTGATAAGGGTGCCGCTGATTCAATGCACACAAATCCTAATCAACAAGAAATCGACGCATCATGGTATGCAGATCCAGACAACAAGGGAGCAATGGTTGATCAATTAGACGTTGTTATCTTAAGTGCTTTGGAAATTGATACCAAATTTAACGTTAACGTTATGTCTGGTTCTGATGGAGTTATCCGTGGAGCTATTGGTGGTCACCAAGATGCTGCGACCGCTAAATTAACTATTATTTCAGCTCCATTAGTTCGTGGCCGTATTGCAACCATCGTACCTGACGTTACTACTGTAGTAACTCCGGGTGATTCAGTTGACGTACTTGTAACTGAATATGGTATTGCTATTAATCCTAAGAGAACTGATTTGAAGGAAGCCTTAGCTAATATTCCAGGTGTGCCAGTATTTGACATTGAAGAACTTCAAGCAATGGCTGAAAAACGTGTTGGTAAGCCAGAACCATTACAATTTACTGATCGTACTGTTGCAATGATTGAATACCGTGATGGATCAATTATTGATACAATTAAAGAAGTTAAAGATTAA
- a CDS encoding DUF1836 domain-containing protein — translation MSNNNSQTPNLPKWHELPNFSLHLDQVISITNTYVEPIIGEKLTKTMMHNYFKSGVLESPQGKLHTQMQLAGAIIVDLLKKIFTLTEIKAGLKIMLADTSPQVAYDTFVDIFNEQASRESLSSKALTNIDIEAATPIIQMEYAAVESILFWVDSRKILYENIESKK, via the coding sequence GTGTCAAATAATAATTCACAGACACCCAACTTACCAAAATGGCACGAATTGCCTAATTTCAGTCTGCACTTAGACCAAGTCATTAGCATTACCAACACATACGTGGAACCGATTATTGGTGAAAAGCTTACCAAAACGATGATGCATAACTACTTCAAATCAGGAGTTTTAGAGTCTCCACAGGGTAAGCTTCATACTCAAATGCAGTTAGCTGGAGCCATAATCGTGGACTTGTTAAAGAAGATTTTTACTTTAACTGAAATTAAGGCTGGCCTAAAGATTATGCTGGCGGATACTTCTCCTCAAGTTGCTTATGATACATTTGTTGATATTTTTAATGAGCAAGCCAGCCGAGAATCACTCAGTTCAAAGGCGCTAACTAACATTGATATCGAAGCTGCCACCCCAATTATTCAAATGGAGTATGCAGCGGTTGAATCTATCTTATTTTGGGTCGATTCGCGTAAGATTCTATACGAAAATATTGAGTCAAAAAAATAA
- a CDS encoding rhodanese-like domain-containing protein, which produces METKKIELLETYLILYIDHFKVLESLKNPDDSDIVVLDVRNAPKQVKGDQIKGAVPMAAKDIADHLDELNPEKTYVVYDWTGGTTLGKNALLILLTHNFKAFELAGALEGWKGMNLPVEPAK; this is translated from the coding sequence ATGGAAACTAAAAAAATCGAACTATTAGAAACATACTTAATCCTATATATCGATCATTTTAAGGTACTAGAAAGTCTTAAGAATCCTGATGATTCAGATATTGTGGTTTTGGATGTTAGGAATGCTCCTAAGCAAGTTAAAGGTGACCAAATAAAAGGTGCTGTACCTATGGCGGCAAAGGACATTGCTGACCATCTTGATGAACTGAATCCTGAGAAGACTTATGTAGTATACGATTGGACTGGTGGGACCACATTAGGAAAAAATGCGTTACTGATTTTACTTACCCACAATTTTAAAGCGTTTGAACTAGCTGGTGCCTTGGAAGGCTGGAAAGGAATGAACTTACCAGTTGAACCCGCCAAATAA
- a CDS encoding DegV family protein, with amino-acid sequence MQPKIGLLVDSALDIPEEVSIQDNVEIVPLIVTVKDSEYYDRETITPDEIYNWMNQDVIPKTASPTIELVAKSIDKLIAKGFQEIIAITISGGLSVTNNVFKQAAKLYPDVKTDVIDSKNIGAGGGLIATYAEDLIVSLTPFEEIVDSVTHSVERSRVYFYIPSLKYLRLGGRIGRVAGMVGTALSIKPIISCNPEGIYYPVAKVRSEKKAIDKLINLALADVQGHDHVRMAVAQGNDLDLMQQVTDTIHSKLPTQFVYNGDVSPALGVHTGPGLVGIAVQID; translated from the coding sequence ATGCAACCTAAAATTGGATTATTAGTAGACTCAGCCTTAGATATTCCCGAAGAAGTATCGATTCAAGACAATGTTGAAATCGTACCATTGATTGTAACTGTTAAGGATTCAGAATATTATGACCGCGAAACTATCACCCCTGACGAAATTTACAATTGGATGAATCAAGATGTAATCCCCAAGACAGCAAGTCCGACAATTGAGCTAGTCGCCAAATCAATTGATAAGTTAATTGCCAAAGGTTTTCAAGAAATTATCGCCATCACAATTTCCGGTGGTCTTTCCGTTACTAATAATGTTTTTAAACAAGCTGCTAAACTATATCCCGATGTCAAGACTGACGTCATCGACTCAAAAAACATTGGTGCTGGTGGCGGTTTAATCGCCACTTATGCCGAAGATTTAATCGTTTCGTTAACTCCGTTCGAAGAAATCGTTGATTCTGTGACACATTCTGTAGAACGAAGTCGGGTATATTTTTACATTCCATCATTAAAATATTTACGACTTGGTGGTAGAATTGGACGAGTAGCAGGAATGGTTGGAACAGCATTAAGCATTAAGCCGATCATTTCTTGTAACCCAGAAGGAATCTATTATCCAGTTGCGAAAGTTCGCTCAGAGAAAAAAGCAATTGATAAGTTGATCAACTTGGCATTAGCAGATGTTCAGGGTCATGACCACGTCAGGATGGCAGTGGCTCAAGGAAACGATCTCGATCTAATGCAACAAGTCACCGACACGATTCATTCTAAGCTACCGACCCAATTTGTTTATAATGGTGATGTTTCTCCTGCCCTTGGTGTTCATACCGGCCCCGGACTAGTGGGAATTGCTGTTCAAATTGATTAA
- the citX gene encoding citrate lyase holo-[acyl-carrier protein] synthase, giving the protein MQNIFIDGNQQEIEDVLANRDARVEKQHQLLADNPEMTVVAIKLNIPGPIKNNSKIKQLFDAGMATFLQLLKDNDIQYTLNEEWNKDTGNEAFLLVSDTQLVVKRLAVQFEDKDKFGRIFDVDVLGHHKDASISRTALELPVRKCFICDRPAKECARSRRHSVEELQLAISTLVESEF; this is encoded by the coding sequence ATGCAAAATATCTTTATTGATGGCAATCAACAAGAAATAGAAGACGTGTTGGCCAATCGGGATGCTCGGGTTGAAAAACAGCATCAGCTACTTGCCGATAATCCTGAGATGACCGTGGTAGCAATTAAATTAAATATTCCAGGACCAATTAAAAATAATTCAAAAATAAAGCAACTGTTTGATGCTGGTATGGCAACATTTCTGCAATTGCTTAAAGATAATGACATTCAATATACATTGAATGAAGAGTGGAATAAGGATACTGGTAATGAAGCATTTTTATTAGTTTCAGATACTCAACTAGTCGTGAAGCGGTTAGCAGTGCAGTTTGAAGATAAAGATAAATTTGGCCGAATATTTGATGTGGATGTGTTAGGTCATCACAAAGACGCATCTATTTCGAGAACGGCTTTAGAACTGCCAGTTCGTAAGTGCTTTATTTGTGATCGTCCAGCCAAAGAATGTGCTAGATCAAGACGGCATAGCGTAGAAGAGCTCCAGTTAGCTATTTCAACCTTAGTAGAAAGTGAGTTTTAA